From a single Columba livia isolate bColLiv1 breed racing homer chromosome 19, bColLiv1.pat.W.v2, whole genome shotgun sequence genomic region:
- the LOC135575867 gene encoding ankyrin repeat and MYND domain-containing protein 1-like, whose amino-acid sequence MSHIACAHLQAVVELLEHGADPNLPLSRAVGSALCAAVSTAYEQQRTAAQRIALVDKLLEAGANILAPVPLREGQTKAVGTAVDYAYFKYYQDTRIAHTPYHVLSASEQEVLQTRRSLLEHITVKLRECVILKEKEWDQEKLRRSKKLDSAVHTRVSKKKGGSLCVEEVRLPFFKYCYQCGRSVGVQLLPCTRCHEVFTCSETCRRNAWSQRHRQECSGSLEKRTSQAAPDASRAGLKKNVTGKKGEKGREGKEDRRGGTKSKAGTGGRERHRKNN is encoded by the exons ATGAGTCACATTGCGTGTGCACATTTGCAGGCGGTGGTCGAGCTCCTCGAACACGGGGCTGACCCCAACCTGCCGTTGAGCAGAGCGGTGGGAAGTGCCCTGTGTGCGGCCGTGAGCACAGCGTACGAacagcagagaacagcagcGCAGAGGATCGCCTTG GTTGATAAACTGCTTGAAGCTGGCGCCAATATCCTTGCACCGGTTCCTCTTCGGGAAGGACAGACCAAAGCTGTGGGAACAGCTGTTGACTATgcctattttaaatattatcag GATACGAGAATTGCTCACACACCGTACCACGTACTGTCAGCATCTGAGCAGGAGGTTCTTCAAACACGCCGATCGCTGCTGGAACACATTACAGTGAAGCTCCGTGAGTGTGTCATCCTGAAAGAGAAAGAGTGGGATCAAGAAAAGTTGAGAAGATCCAAGAAAT TGGATTCAGCTGTTCACACACGtgtttcaaagaagaaaggaggcagCCTTTGTGTGGAAGAAGTGAG ACTACCATTCTTCAAGTACTGCTACCAGTGTGGCCGCTCGGTCGGTGTTCAGCTGTTGCCGTGCACGCGTTGTCACGAAGTCTTCACCTGCAGTGAGACCTGCAGAAGGAACGCCTGGAGCCAGCGGCACAGGCAGGAGTGCTCGGGGTCGCTGG agaagCGTACAAGTCAAGCAGCTCCGGACGCGAGCAGGGCAGGATTGAAAAAGAATGTCACtggcaaaaagggggaaaagggaagagaaggaaaagaggacaGAAGAGGTGGAACAAAGAGTAAAGCTGGTACTGGAGGAAGAGAGCGGCACAGGAAGAACAACTGA